The Cryptococcus gattii WM276 chromosome K, complete sequence genome contains the following window.
CGTGATCTGGGCACATAAAGGGAGTATGGCCCAATAAATTGGAGGACACAAACCTTAAGATGTGTAGAAAAACCGGATGATGTCCCAAAATCCTTTGCACAATACAGACAATAATGCCCGATCAAGAGGAGACGATAGGTCACGAGGCCAAAGCTCCCGTATTAAATTATTTGCGTTGTATCTCACCCGACCGCCGGCAGCTTTCGCAACGCGGATCCGTACCCAGGTGTTCCTGGTGACCCCCTCCTGCCAAGCACTCTAATAAAAGCAACCCACGTGCCACATGGGCGTGATTGTGGGCGCGCTCCGGTCCAGAGGCCAATCAGTGGGGTATTCCAGATACCACaaaaaaaggaggaggGCCAAATAGGTTAAGGAACACAGTCAAGAATAATAGAGGACAGGGCCAGTGccttctctcccttttcctcttccaagGAGCGTTCGCCACACCCCGATCCCGGCCCGGAAGTGAACATAAACGTATCAACGGCACAAAGGAAAAGACGAGAGAGATCAGCGATCAGAGTGGCCAACAATGCATACAGTGGCGGGCCGCAGACAGACAAGCGTTCCTAGTTTCTGCATGTGCCATTTTTGGAAATTATTTCCTTTCAGTTTGTAGCTAGGGAAGTGCAGGCACCAGGGAAGAAGGCAAATAATAGGATATCTGCACTCGATTGGAGTCTCCGGAATAACCCCCTGGGGAACCCTTCAGGGTGGGCCTGGGGCCTCTAGAGCTTTATGCGGCGAGAATTGGGATTCCTAAACCTTCTTGGCTTGGACGCTTCGGCCTACTCTTGCTTGATTCTCCGCCATTGTTTAATTGTAAGACAGCAATCAAATACTTCGATTTGAATTTTCTTTTTTGAGCAGGCGCTCCAATTTTTCGGACCGATCGTCACCGACGGTCCGTTTAATTGTCATGTGTAACGGACGACTCCTTACGGGTGGCTAAGTGACGCTATCCGTTCTGGAATGCTATAAATGAGAGGTTGAGAGAGACGAAAAATAGCCAAGCCACCCAGTTTCGTTTCTACTCAATCCCTTTCGCCTCTCATCAGGGAGTATAAACGACTTAAGACTTTACTTGATCAACTAGAACTCCAACAAGATCATTTTCAAGATGGTCGGTTTTGGGTGAGTAACCAGGGTTACTCCGCACGGGCGAAATTTGACACCCATATTATCATAGATCCAAACAACTCCACGACGAAGCCATGCAGGCCTCCATGGTCCCCACTGCTGAATCTGAGCGACGACCATGGCACGCCCACTCTCGATCCTATTTGCTCGCTAGTGTTGGATTCCTTGGTATCTTCCTTTTCGGTTACGACACTGGTCTTGGTGGTGGTGTCATCGCTATTCCTGCCTTTTCCGAATCATTCGACATTACGGGGAAAAAAACTGCAAGCGAAATTGCAGACTTGCAGGGTAACATTGTTGCCATCCTCCAAGGTGGAGCCTTCTTCGGTGCCATTATCGCTGCTTGGGTCAACGACCTTTTGGGTCGAAAGTACTCTCTTATGGGTAAGTTAATTTGATCTATCCTGAGTGTACAGCTGGATTGGAGCTAATGGATTATCAGTTGGGTGTTGGATCTTTATCATCGGTGGCATTTTCCAAACTGCGGCCAGCTCTCAGCTGTCATGGGTTTATGGAGGACGATTCACTTCCGGTTTCGGAGTAGGTCTCATGTCTGCTGTCTGCCCTACCTATGCCAGTACGTGATGATTGCATTCCCTATGGGCCCAGGAGCTGACAATAGCACAGGTGAGATTGCGCCTAAGGAAATCCGTGGCCGAATCACTGGTATGTTCCAGATTATTGTCGTCATTGGTGTTGCTTTCTCTTACTGGATTAATTATGGTGTAAGGTACGTAATTTGTTTTAGCCAAAGTCGAAACGCTTGCTGATTTTGCGGTTGTTCCACAGCTTCATGGACCAAAACCGAGGGAACATTGTGTGGCGAATTCCCATCGGATTCCAGCTCGTCCCCGTTGGTATTATGGTCTTGCTCTTGCCTATCCTCAAAGAATCCCCTCGATGGCTCGCCACCAAGCACAAGGACGAACGAGCACTTGCCAACCTCGCTTGGATCAGAAAGCTTCCTGTTACCGACCAGTCTGTTCAGCTCGAATACGCTGAAATCGCCGCTGCTATtaaggaggaagaggaggctACTAAGGGCTCCTCTTGGAGGGAAGTCTTTGCCAAGGGTAACCCTATCCGATTCGTCATCGCTTTCGTAGTCTTCACCCTTCAGCAATGGAGTGGTCAGAACTCCATCTCTTACTATGCTCCCATTATTTTCCAGTCTATCGGTATCAGAGGTACCAAGTCTGGATTGCTTGCCAGTGGTATCTACGGTATCGTCAAGATTGTTGCCACCAGTATTTTCATCGCTTTCGGTATCGAGAGATTCGGCAGGAAGAAGCCTTTGCTTTTGGGTGTCAGTCTTATGTCCATGTTCCTTTGGATCCTCGGTGCCATCTTCAACACCCACCTTCCTGACAAGAACGCTACCACTACTTCCCCTGCTTCCATCGGCATGGCTGTCATGATCTACCTTTTCGTCATCCCCTACTGCTTCTCTGTCGGTCCTCTTCCATGGGTTATTTGCTCTGAGATCTTCAACAACCGCACTCGTCACTACGGTCTCATGACTGCTGCCGCCACCCAGTG
Protein-coding sequences here:
- a CDS encoding High-affinity glucose transporter of the major facilitator superfamily, putative; Hxt2p (Similar to TIGR gene model, INSD accession AAW46353.1), which encodes MVGFGSKQLHDEAMQASMVPTAESERRPWHAHSRSYLLASVGFLGIFLFGYDTGLGGGVIAIPAFSESFDITGKKTASEIADLQGNIVAILQGGAFFGAIIAAWVNDLLGRKYSLMVGCWIFIIGGIFQTAASSQLSWVYGGRFTSGFGVGLMSAVCPTYASEIAPKEIRGRITGMFQIIVVIGVAFSYWINYGVSFMDQNRGNIVWRIPIGFQLVPVGIMVLLLPILKESPRWLATKHKDERALANLAWIRKLPVTDQSVQLEYAEIAAAIKEEEEATKGSSWREVFAKGNPIRFVIAFVVFTLQQWSGQNSISYYAPIIFQSIGIRGTKSGLLASGIYGIVKIVATSIFIAFGIERFGRKKPLLLGVSLMSMFLWILGAIFNTHLPDKNATTTSPASIGMAVMIYLFVIPYCFSVGPLPWVICSEIFNNRTRHYGLMTAAATQWLWNFVVTKATPLMVIHMPKGGIFFFFAAINIISFCLALFLPETSGVSLESMDVIFGAITKEEREAEIARRAVELEGQAHDDEEKPGAEHLEHIDEEKERI